One region of Brachybacterium saurashtrense genomic DNA includes:
- a CDS encoding transposase, protein MPAPYPQEFRDDVVRVARSREDGITIAQIAKDFGVHEMTLHKWIRQADIDDGNRPGKTREDSTELREARKQIRLLQQENEVLRRAAAYLSQANLPGKSSTRS, encoded by the coding sequence ATGCCCGCTCCCTACCCCCAGGAGTTCCGCGACGATGTCGTGCGCGTGGCTCGGTCCCGCGAGGACGGCATCACCATCGCGCAGATCGCGAAGGACTTCGGCGTCCACGAGATGACGCTGCACAAGTGGATCCGCCAAGCCGACATCGACGACGGCAACCGGCCTGGGAAGACCCGGGAGGACTCGACCGAGCTGCGCGAGGCGCGCAAGCAGATCCGGCTGCTCCAGCAGGAGAACGAGGTCCTCCGCCGCGCCGCGGCCTACCTCTCCCAGGCGAACCTGCCGGGAAAAAGCTCTACCCGCTCGTGA
- a CDS encoding DEAD/DEAH box helicase has translation MNRTDMTLDDQLIEQIASRFDLRAPNKNALRAVVQQIAAPAKKYLTAGGYPEIVADLATGVGKTYLMAALVEYAAQQGVRNVLVVTPNSTIQRKTIANFDRASAKHVQGAEIAPVMVTPENFRTAQTGAQLRDPHRLKVFVFNVQQLTAPTAALTRRTHTPDEVLGQALYEHLETVRDLLVIADEHHVYREQAKKFSSAVRDLGPLALVGLTATPDRTDIARIAFEYTLGEAIADGFVKIPVIVYRRGGISSDEVQLGDAVALLERKERSYREYAAAEGISSVKPVLFVVAQTVAEADRIGDLLAGDGYIGDGGSVLVVTEQSSEEALSMLDDVESPASPIRAIVSVNKLREGWDVKNIAVIVAMRKLASESLTEQILGRGLRLPYGKRTGWDDVDQVDLVAHDRWEQLLAQKDVLKQRLVTPSSAIDVDDGGGARSSTPSDEENSAAGEHQRRTGRGTGDLFDFGGTEGTDTSAEGSGSSSGTGSSGDGTAPSGGDGSNDMGGFLLRENDEDERPPAPERPVATYRRDGAPQIVFPRRDRIVTAGQFAVADLPLSHGREKGRRFTDTAVIPLHRKEVDATRDGDDITITARDAEEAEARQQSMKLDTVREDLIARVMRLPMVQATKQERRATVALVNAFLEGAGESTSEWNDTRFRQAAFGMESLIREQASKTTSAVTHTITEVKLPVEPVDVMESKALLVGRDSYAKGVLFGGWKRSIMPYASFDAKNTEWEIAAILESSSNDVEHWLRLPSTGEVHIPWEGGRYYPDFIAIDSAGVQWLIEGKDDSSVRRSDPEVMAKKETAEKWVRHVNAEEYYGTWRYLFITESDVASASGSWDLLKGALLDD, from the coding sequence ATGAACCGCACCGATATGACCCTGGACGATCAGCTGATCGAGCAGATCGCTTCCCGCTTCGACCTGCGGGCCCCGAACAAGAACGCGCTCCGCGCCGTCGTGCAGCAGATCGCGGCACCGGCGAAGAAGTACCTGACGGCGGGCGGCTATCCGGAGATCGTCGCGGACCTCGCCACGGGCGTCGGAAAGACGTACCTGATGGCGGCGCTGGTCGAGTACGCGGCCCAGCAGGGCGTGCGCAACGTCCTGGTCGTCACCCCGAACTCGACCATCCAGCGCAAGACGATCGCGAACTTCGACAGAGCCTCGGCAAAGCATGTGCAGGGCGCGGAGATCGCCCCTGTGATGGTGACCCCGGAGAACTTCCGCACCGCCCAGACGGGGGCTCAGTTGCGCGACCCGCACCGGCTGAAGGTGTTCGTCTTCAACGTCCAGCAGCTCACTGCGCCGACGGCCGCCTTGACGAGGCGGACCCACACGCCGGATGAGGTGCTGGGCCAGGCGCTGTACGAGCATCTCGAGACGGTGCGTGACCTGCTGGTGATCGCGGACGAGCATCACGTGTACCGGGAGCAGGCGAAGAAGTTCTCCAGCGCGGTGCGTGACCTGGGACCGCTCGCCCTGGTGGGCTTGACCGCGACCCCGGACCGCACCGACATCGCCCGGATCGCGTTCGAGTACACGCTCGGTGAGGCGATCGCCGACGGGTTCGTGAAGATCCCGGTGATCGTGTACCGGCGGGGCGGGATCAGCTCGGACGAGGTGCAGCTCGGCGACGCGGTCGCGCTGCTGGAGCGGAAAGAGCGCTCCTACCGGGAGTACGCCGCCGCGGAGGGCATCTCGTCGGTGAAGCCGGTCCTGTTCGTCGTCGCGCAGACCGTGGCGGAGGCGGACCGGATCGGGGACCTGCTGGCCGGAGACGGGTACATCGGTGACGGCGGCTCTGTGCTGGTCGTGACGGAGCAGTCCTCCGAGGAGGCGCTGTCGATGCTGGACGATGTGGAGTCCCCGGCCTCGCCGATCCGCGCGATCGTGTCGGTGAACAAGCTGCGTGAGGGCTGGGACGTCAAGAACATCGCGGTGATCGTGGCGATGAGGAAGCTGGCGTCGGAGTCGCTGACGGAGCAAATCCTCGGTCGCGGTCTGCGGCTGCCGTACGGGAAGCGGACCGGCTGGGACGATGTCGACCAGGTGGATCTGGTGGCGCATGACCGCTGGGAACAGCTGCTCGCGCAGAAGGACGTGCTGAAGCAGCGTCTGGTCACGCCGTCGTCGGCGATCGATGTGGATGATGGCGGTGGTGCGCGTTCGAGCACGCCGTCCGACGAGGAGAATAGCGCCGCGGGGGAGCACCAGCGGCGGACCGGGCGCGGGACCGGGGACCTGTTCGACTTCGGCGGCACTGAGGGGACGGACACGTCCGCCGAGGGCTCGGGCTCGAGCTCGGGCACGGGCAGCAGCGGCGACGGAACGGCGCCCAGCGGCGGTGACGGTTCTAACGACATGGGCGGGTTCCTCCTCCGCGAGAACGACGAGGACGAGAGGCCGCCGGCGCCGGAACGTCCTGTCGCCACGTACCGCCGGGACGGTGCTCCGCAGATCGTGTTCCCGCGTCGCGACCGGATCGTCACAGCGGGGCAGTTCGCTGTCGCCGACCTGCCTCTCTCGCACGGACGGGAGAAGGGGCGCCGGTTCACGGACACGGCGGTGATTCCCCTGCACCGCAAGGAGGTCGACGCGACGCGCGACGGCGACGACATCACGATCACGGCTCGCGACGCCGAGGAAGCGGAGGCCCGTCAGCAGTCGATGAAGCTGGACACCGTGCGGGAGGATCTGATCGCGCGGGTGATGCGCTTGCCGATGGTGCAGGCGACCAAGCAGGAACGCAGAGCGACTGTGGCACTGGTCAACGCGTTCCTCGAGGGCGCCGGCGAGAGCACGAGCGAGTGGAACGACACCCGGTTCCGTCAGGCGGCTTTCGGGATGGAGTCCCTGATCCGGGAGCAGGCGTCGAAGACCACATCCGCCGTGACGCACACGATCACAGAGGTGAAGCTCCCGGTGGAGCCGGTCGACGTGATGGAGTCGAAGGCGCTCCTCGTGGGCCGCGACTCGTACGCGAAGGGTGTCCTGTTTGGCGGTTGGAAGCGGTCAATCATGCCGTATGCATCGTTCGACGCGAAGAACACGGAGTGGGAGATTGCGGCGATCCTGGAGTCGTCCTCGAACGATGTCGAGCACTGGCTGCGCCTGCCGTCGACCGGTGAGGTCCACATCCCGTGGGAAGGGGGCCGCTATTACCCGGACTTCATCGCGATCGACTCCGCCGGGGTGCAGTGGCTGATTGAGGGGAAGGACGACAGTAGCGTGCGGCGCAGCGACCCGGAGGTGATGGCGAAGAAGGAGACCGCGGAGAAGTGGGTCCGCCACGTGAACGCGGAGGAGTACTACGGGACGTGGCGGTATCTGTTTATCACCGAGTCGGATGTCGCCTCGGCGAGCGGGTCGTGGGATTTGCTCAAGGGTGCTCTCCTGGACGACTGA